The Persephonella sp. DNA window TAACTTTGTTAAAATTAAGTGTAGGCTCTGTTGATGATGGAATTACCTTTTTGTAATCAACAATTGTATCTCCATTATGGGAAACCACTTTTATTTCTTCCCCGTAATTATCTGATGGTGTTATAAGTTGTAAATTTACTTTTTTTACAGGGATTTCCTTTTTGGGATGTAAAAAATTAATTTTTTGGGGAAGTAGGAAAATTACTTTATCTGCAAGCTGTTCTCCATTCTCTGCTGATATGCAAACTATATGGGCAAGTTTTTGGTCTTTAAAAATATCAATACATAAATTATAGCTACCTGCGATAGAAGATATATAAGGCCTTATTATATATTTGGCTTTTTTATCTGGACTGTATTTTTGAACCCCATCAAAATTTTTTATAAAAAAATCAAGAAATACTTTTTTGTAATTATCAGGTAAATTCCTTATCACCGGTGTTTTGATAGCTATTTCTTGTCCATAGGAGTAAAAAACTAACACAAAAAACAAAAGAAAAACTTTTTTCATTACTCTATTTTGTGTTCCTGTAATTCCTCTTTAGCAGATTCCCTTGTTAATGCAAGAATTCCTGTTCTTGCAATATCTTTAAGGCCAAATGGTCTAAGAAGATTTATGAATGCTTCTATTTTGTCTGATGTTCCTGTTATTTCAATTGTATATGTATCGGTTGATACATCAACAACTTTTGCCCTAAATATATTAACAAGTCTCATTATTTCGTCTCTTGCCGTTGCTTCACCGGCATGGACTTTTATTAAGGTTAATTCTCTTTCTATATGAGGAGCATCTGTTATATCTCTTACTCTAAGTGTTTCAACAAGTTTTCTCAATTGTTTTATTATTTGCTCAACTACCCTTTCACTTCCTTCTACTACTATTGTTATTCTGGCTACGTTTGGTTCGTGGGTTTTACCTACTGTGAGGCTTTCTATGTTATATCCTCTGCCTGCAAAGAGGCTTGTTATCCTTGTTAAAACTCCAAAGTTATGCTGGGCTCTAACAACTATTATATGTTTTCTTATTTCACTTTTAGGTTGTGGTCTGAGTTTTATTGTTTTAATCTCTTCTGACATTTCCCGCTCCTTTATCCTACTAAATACATTGTTTCAGCTTCACCTTTTTGTTTAGGTGTAAGTATCATCTCTCTATAGCTTTTTCCTGCAGGAACCATAGGTAAAACGTTTTCTTCTCTATCAACAACAAAGTCCATTATTACAGGTCTATCATTTATTTCCATTGCTTTTTGGAGAACTTCCCTTACTTCTGATGGTTTTGTAGCCCTTAATCCCACTGCTCCCATTGCTTCTGCAAGTTTAACAAAGTCAGGATGAACCGCCAGACATACAGAAGAGTATCTGCTGTCATAGAAAAATTGCTGCCATTGTCGGACCATACCTAAAAATTCATTGTTTATTATTGCTATTTTTATAGGAATTCTATACTGAACAGCTGTTATAACATCCTGCATGTTCATAACAAATGAGCCGTCTCCTTCTATGGCAAAAACTGTTTTGTCCGGTCTTCCAAGTTTTGCA harbors:
- the ilvN gene encoding acetolactate synthase small subunit, which encodes MSEEIKTIKLRPQPKSEIRKHIIVVRAQHNFGVLTRITSLFAGRGYNIESLTVGKTHEPNVARITIVVEGSERVVEQIIKQLRKLVETLRVRDITDAPHIERELTLIKVHAGEATARDEIMRLVNIFRAKVVDVSTDTYTIEITGTSDKIEAFINLLRPFGLKDIARTGILALTRESAKEELQEHKIE